The following proteins are encoded in a genomic region of Macrobrachium nipponense isolate FS-2020 chromosome 44, ASM1510439v2, whole genome shotgun sequence:
- the LOC135204197 gene encoding uncharacterized protein LOC135204197 codes for MTPTDLSQINDSDKNKETETSKKIQLDHICENEEIFCFTCNSQVIGKDIANHLFLGRIECKYCTVKIATCDFFKKVFYSKTQVCKENQSGKHEFSKWETSCLSYLNYFSRKELVIQRFCQNKKGPLPDYAVLLKVREYLCKLSAIENYDPWRNGIKACWDYLEERELGKQAHIKNSDSDDSFSESEEVSASANLQDKNILKASVQGETVNKHINGSKNTSSITSQKEAEVPLGEPKNRNENEENAKNQCKCQREKNVMNQCNCQIQQVNQSFPKSVSTSHRSATEIPLTCKIPKQTVQMAKNVDREALSQEELNIEEEDEPDDELLSAFTIGGLDQTIEYVTIQDDCREKENVGLTEKPVGLTENPVGLTEKPVGLTEKPSSVNQDGCEIFSGKRKNRNQSFCDAKKRKCHKSHAPTIHDFLPPGEIQNDNYLIIHFPTENCPEECPNCYCEFSPSMLTVNCSTFVSTIICDDCKLTIYVLPE; via the coding sequence ATGACTCCTACTGATCTTTCTCAAATTAATGACTCTGACAAAAACAAAGAGACTGAAACAAGTAAGAAAATTCAGCTTGATCATATCTGTGAAAATGAagagattttttgttttacatgTAATTCTCAAGTTATAGGAAAAGATATAGCCAATCATCTTTTTCTTGGCCGAATAGAGTGTAAATATTGTACAGTCAAAATTGCtacttgtgatttttttaagaaaGTCTTTTACTCCAAAACACAAGTGTGTAAAGAAAACCAATCCGGTAAACATGAATTTTCAAAATGGGAAACGTCTTGTTTAAGCTATCTTAACTATTTTTCACGAAAGGAACTTGTAATTCAGAGattttgtcaaaataaaaaaggCCCTCTCCCTGACTATGCAGTACTGTTGAAGGTTAGGGAATACTTGTGTAAATTAAGTGCAATTGAAAATTATGATCCATGGAGGAATGGAATAAAGGCGTGTTGGGAttatctggaagagagagagttaggcaAGCAGGCACATATTAAAAACAGCGACTCTGACGACTCTTTTTCGGAATCAGAGGAGGTATCGGCAAGTGCAAATCTCCAAGATAAAAATATACTAAAGGCATCAGTACAAGGTGAAACTGTGAACAAACACATCAATGGATCCAAAAACACCTCTTCAATTACTTCACAGAAGGAAGCGGAAGTTCCTTTAGGAGAACCTAAaaacagaaatgagaatgagGAAAATGCTAAAAATCAGTGTAAATgtcaaagagagaaaaatgttatgaatcaATGCAATTGTCAAATTCAGCAAGTGAATCAGTCTTTTCCAAAATCAGTGTCCACCTCTCATCGATCAGCTACTGAAATACCTTTAACATGTAAAATACCCAAACAAACTGTTCAGATGGCTAAAAATGTTGATAGAGAAGCATTGTCACAAGAAGAGTTGAACATTGAGGAAGAAGATGAGCCTGACGATGAACTTTTATCAGCATTTACAATAGGAGGATTAGACCAGACCATTGAGTATGTTACTATTCAAGATGActgcagagaaaaagaaaatgttggcCTAACAGAAAAGCCAGTTGGCCTAACAGAAAATCCAGTTGGCCTAACAGAAAAGCCAGTTGGCCTAACAGAAAAGCCATCTTCTGTAAATCAAGATGGTTGTGAAATATTCAGCGGAAAAAGGaagaacagaaatcaaagtttttGTGATGCTAAAAAGAGAAAGTGCCATAAAAGTCATGCTCCAACTATTCATGATTTTCTCCCTCCTGGTGAAATTCAAAATGACAATTATTTGATTATTCACTTTCCTACAGAAAATTGCCCAGAAGAATGTCCAAATTGCTACTGTGAGTTTTCTCCATCGATGCTAACTGTTAACTGTTCTACATTTGTTTCAACAATCATATGTGATGACTGCAAGCTGACTATTTATGTTCTCCCTGAGTAG